The window TTGCTTTCGTTGTTCCCATGGCTCAATACTATGCATATGTTTCAAAGAAGTGAACTGTCTGATTCTGGAAGATTTCATTTTGACTTGAGTAAGCATGTATATCATCTTGTACAAATGGTCTATTTTGAAATAACTGATtcatgaaaatttttaaaaaggataaaaatgaaaattttggacCTCCCCTAACACAAGGGATATTACCATTTCTTTTTATGAGAGTAGAGAAACTTCCCTGTTGCATTGCTGATAATATAAAGGGGAATTTACTAATTTAGTGTGGTACATTTCATCACATGATCGATAagctgttctatattttcaggcATTCATGGAAGCTATGAATTTCATTAATAAATCAGAATATATAAGTACTATACAGAGAATAAAACAACGACAAGCATGTTAATTGCTCAAAACTTCAGTTTAAGAAGGAAAGGCATCTTGTCTGCAAAGGGTGGATCAGAGTATTTTCCTGTGAGAATTTGTGAGGCAACAAACTGATTTGCAGTTTCTGTGTAGTGAATTCCATCCCAATTGATATATTCACTACTGTCATTGCATGCTTTGGCCGTGACATTGTTTCCATCGATCACCTTTGTCAGACCACAGGCAACCCTGCTGTCATAGTTGAGTGGGGGTCCTCCGTATCCACAACAAGCCATTAAGGGCTGCTCAAATCCTGCGATACATAAAAGCAAAAGATCAAATGTTAAATAAAGTTCATATGACATTGATGAAGGAACAATTTTCGTAACTTCATTTAGTTCTCAAAAATTCTAAAATCCCAAAGAAATTGCACACTATAATGTTTTCTTTTTGGCATTGTGAGTAAAGAAAATTACCATATCGGGAATAATTTGCTATCAGATTAGACTTGATGGTGAAAATATCGACATGAGTGATATTTGCATCTGCATACTGGCTCTGCAGCTTCTTGCAAAGGGCGTAAAGCTGCAGGTTCAAAATTTTTGCAGCTTGATTATGTGAGCTAACACATCCTAGCTCATCCAACTTTGATGAATCAGTTCCAAATTTGGCTATATTCTGACCTAAGCACCCCAAAGGACCGGTGTTATGAACCCAGAAATTCCTGGCTCCTAGGTCATACAATCTCTGTGATGTCAAAAAGGAAGCAGAAATAAGTTTAGCACTTCATTTCATAATAACTACAGGAGTTCTGCATAATTTTCTGTTATTAGAATTGACCTTGACACCATCTTCAAATTCTACGAGAATTGTTGGAATTGAAGCTAGAATTTGATCCAATGTCTTGGAGTAAAATCCACCAGCAAGATCATTctggcctatatcaaacatgtaaAGACCTTTCTGGAAAAAATCTTGAGCCGGAACATACTTATCATATTTTCTGGCTGCaaagaaaatcaataaaatcTCACAAGATATAGGATTCTGATGTTATGTAAAAACAGTTCTGATAATCAAAAGATGATCA of the Nicotiana tabacum cultivar K326 chromosome 7, ASM71507v2, whole genome shotgun sequence genome contains:
- the LOC107809642 gene encoding GDSL esterase/lipase At1g54790, encoding MASSTTCFLHILALFFICLPLANTIDFNYPAVFNFGDSNSDTGGLVAGVGDRLEPPNGQTYFQKPSGRFCDGRLIIDFLMDAMDLPFLNSYLDSIGAPTFRKGVNFAAAGSTILPATASSVSPFSFGIQVAQFFRFKNRVLEIQAKTRKYDKYVPAQDFFQKGLYMFDIGQNDLAGGFYSKTLDQILASIPTILVEFEDGVKRLYDLGARNFWVHNTGPLGCLGQNIAKFGTDSSKLDELGCVSSHNQAAKILNLQLYALCKKLQSQYADANITHVDIFTIKSNLIANYSRYGFEQPLMACCGYGGPPLNYDSRVACGLTKVIDGNNVTAKACNDSSEYINWDGIHYTETANQFVASQILTGKYSDPPFADKMPFLLKLKF